Proteins co-encoded in one Flavivirga eckloniae genomic window:
- a CDS encoding GatB/YqeY domain-containing protein → MSLQQDVMSALKEAMKAKDQTALTALRAVKSAILLAQTESGAKEDLTEEQELKILQKQVKQRRDSAAVYTEQGREDLAAPELAEADIIAQFLPEALSEEDIEKVVVATIDKVGAEGMKDMGKVMGIVSKELAGKADGKTISNIVKAKLS, encoded by the coding sequence ATGAGTTTACAACAAGATGTTATGTCTGCTTTAAAAGAAGCAATGAAGGCAAAAGATCAAACAGCTTTAACAGCTCTACGTGCCGTAAAGTCTGCTATTTTGTTAGCACAAACAGAAAGTGGTGCTAAAGAAGATTTAACTGAAGAACAAGAGCTTAAAATACTTCAAAAACAAGTAAAACAACGACGAGATAGTGCTGCTGTTTATACGGAACAAGGTCGTGAAGATTTAGCTGCTCCGGAATTAGCAGAAGCAGATATTATTGCTCAGTTTTTACCTGAAGCCCTAAGCGAAGAGGATATTGAGAAAGTTGTTGTTGCAACCATAGATAAAGTAGGAGCAGAAGGTATGAAGGATATGGGTAAGGTTATGGGTATTGTTAGCAAGGAATTAGCTGGTAAAGCAGATGGTAAAACCATTTCTAATATTGTAAAGGCTAAATTGTCTTAA
- the ftsZ gene encoding cell division protein FtsZ has product MSSKEEFESISFDLPKNQSNVIKVIGVGGGGSNAINHMFQQGIKGVDFYICNTDAQALQNSGVPNKIQLGVNLTEGLGAGANPDIGEQSAVESFDDISQMLDCNTKMVFITAGMGGGTGTGAAPIIAKMAREKEILTVGIVTMPFQFEGRMRIEQSQKGIEKLRDVVDSLIVINNNKLREVYGNLGFKAGFSKADEVLSTAARGIAEVITHHYTQNIDLRDAKTVLSNSGTAIMGSALASGQNRAQDAIRKALDSPLLNDNKITGAKNVLLLIVSGSHEITIDEIGEINDHIQTEAGHGANIIMGVGEDEALEESIAVTIIATGFNLEQQNEISNTETKKVVHSLSEEQDVNTKEKEPVIIAPTIELEEKKEEPIVRHTLDLETEEAEEPQFEKRPINKQKPVESINENIDLIPTTEIIKNINVVYDEVAAKIEEDDDDFIIKPVTRMSDDVEDITDVEIISDYIEEEQQITLTFDLPLSSGNKEKEAEEEKNKEDVISHQLIDDDIKKIPVNDYVELIPVTETNEDGDIRYALDDYVEVESSMNKKQPESNEVLEEIDNDIVFEKKVTEEEPAVKEEITEEVDPLNSPISELLKERAEERRRKMKDFNYKFNNAKIDDIEKVPAYKRQGVNLDEAKHSSETDMSRTSIGLDDNDDIQLRSNNSFLHDNVD; this is encoded by the coding sequence ATGAGCAGCAAAGAAGAATTCGAAAGTATTTCATTTGATTTGCCTAAAAATCAATCAAATGTTATTAAAGTTATTGGCGTTGGAGGAGGTGGCAGCAATGCCATTAATCATATGTTCCAACAAGGTATTAAGGGTGTTGATTTTTACATATGTAATACCGATGCGCAAGCACTACAAAATAGTGGTGTTCCTAACAAGATTCAATTAGGGGTTAACCTTACTGAAGGGTTAGGAGCAGGAGCAAATCCAGATATTGGAGAGCAATCTGCAGTTGAAAGTTTTGATGATATTTCGCAAATGTTGGATTGCAATACCAAGATGGTATTTATTACCGCAGGAATGGGCGGTGGTACTGGTACCGGAGCTGCACCGATTATTGCCAAAATGGCTAGAGAAAAAGAAATCCTAACCGTAGGTATTGTAACTATGCCATTTCAGTTTGAAGGTAGAATGCGTATTGAGCAATCCCAAAAAGGGATTGAAAAGTTAAGAGATGTTGTAGATTCTTTAATTGTAATAAATAACAATAAACTTCGTGAGGTTTATGGTAATCTTGGTTTTAAAGCAGGATTCTCTAAAGCCGACGAAGTATTATCAACCGCTGCTCGTGGTATAGCCGAAGTTATTACACATCACTACACACAAAATATTGATTTACGTGACGCTAAAACCGTATTGAGTAATAGTGGAACTGCCATTATGGGATCTGCCCTAGCATCAGGTCAAAACCGTGCTCAAGATGCGATTCGTAAAGCGCTAGATTCTCCGTTACTAAACGATAATAAAATTACTGGGGCAAAGAATGTTTTATTATTAATTGTTTCTGGATCTCATGAAATTACTATTGATGAGATAGGAGAAATTAATGACCATATTCAAACAGAAGCTGGACATGGTGCGAACATTATTATGGGAGTTGGAGAAGATGAAGCCTTAGAAGAATCTATAGCAGTAACTATTATCGCTACGGGTTTTAATCTTGAACAGCAAAACGAGATTTCTAATACAGAAACTAAAAAAGTGGTGCATTCGCTTAGTGAGGAACAAGATGTGAATACTAAAGAAAAAGAGCCAGTAATTATTGCTCCCACAATTGAACTGGAAGAGAAAAAGGAGGAGCCTATTGTACGTCATACTTTAGATTTAGAAACAGAAGAAGCTGAGGAGCCTCAATTTGAAAAGCGACCAATAAATAAACAAAAACCAGTTGAGTCAATTAATGAGAATATAGACTTAATACCAACCACAGAAATTATTAAAAATATTAATGTGGTATATGATGAGGTAGCTGCTAAAATTGAAGAAGATGACGACGATTTTATCATAAAACCAGTTACACGAATGTCTGATGATGTTGAAGATATAACTGATGTGGAGATTATTTCAGATTATATAGAAGAAGAGCAACAAATTACCTTAACCTTCGATTTACCGCTTTCATCGGGTAACAAAGAAAAGGAGGCGGAAGAAGAAAAGAACAAGGAAGATGTCATATCGCATCAATTAATTGACGATGATATAAAAAAGATACCGGTAAATGATTATGTAGAGCTTATTCCTGTTACAGAAACTAATGAAGACGGAGACATTCGTTATGCGCTGGATGACTATGTTGAGGTTGAATCTTCAATGAACAAAAAACAACCAGAGTCTAATGAGGTTTTAGAGGAAATAGACAATGATATTGTATTTGAAAAGAAGGTAACGGAAGAAGAACCTGCTGTAAAAGAAGAAATAACAGAAGAAGTAGATCCATTGAACAGCCCGATTTCGGAGCTGCTTAAAGAACGCGCAGAAGAGCGCAGACGTAAAATGAAGGACTTTAATTATAAATTCAACAATGCTAAAATTGATGATATAGAAAAAGTGCCTGCATACAAACGTCAAGGTGTTAATTTAGATGAGGCTAAACACTCTTCCGAAACTGATATGTCGAGAACCAGTATTGGTTTGGATGATAACGACGACATACAACTAAGAAGTAATAATTCGTTTTTACACGATAACGTGGACTAA
- the ftsA gene encoding cell division protein FtsA — translation MEHNLAVGLDIGTTKIVAMIGRKNEYGKVEILGIGKSKSLGVHRGVVNNITQTIQSIQQAVQEAEASAEMKIKGVTVGIAGQHIRSLQHSDYITRPNSEHVIDDEDIDRLINQVHKLVMLPGEEIIHVLPQEYKVDGQAEIKEPIGMYGGRLEANFHVVVGQVSSIRNIGRCVQSAGLNLEGITLEPLASANAVLSQEEKEAGVALIDIGGGTTDLAIFRDGIIRHTAVIPFGGNVITEDIKEGCSIIEKQAELLKIKFGSAWPGENKDNEIVSIPGLRGREPKEITLKNLSKIIHARVVEIIEQVYVEIKNYGHEEQKKKLIAGIVLTGGGSQLKHLKQLVEYITGMDTRIGYPNEHLAGDSDGDITSPLYATAVGLVLDGLKRQDRKKLEEIEIENEKEEDQSAEEVQEKPIKERRSFLDKLTERVKDFLDNAE, via the coding sequence ATGGAGCATAATTTAGCAGTAGGATTAGATATAGGAACCACAAAGATTGTGGCCATGATTGGTCGTAAAAATGAATACGGCAAAGTTGAAATTTTAGGAATAGGCAAATCTAAAAGCTTAGGTGTGCACCGTGGTGTCGTAAATAATATTACACAAACAATTCAGTCTATACAACAAGCCGTTCAAGAAGCAGAAGCATCTGCCGAAATGAAAATAAAAGGTGTAACCGTTGGTATAGCAGGACAGCACATAAGAAGTTTACAACACAGCGATTATATAACAAGACCCAACTCTGAGCATGTTATAGATGATGAGGATATAGATAGATTAATAAATCAGGTACATAAGCTAGTTATGTTGCCTGGTGAAGAAATTATTCATGTATTGCCTCAAGAATATAAAGTAGATGGGCAAGCAGAAATAAAAGAACCTATAGGCATGTATGGCGGCCGTTTAGAGGCCAATTTTCATGTTGTTGTGGGACAGGTATCTTCTATTCGGAATATTGGGCGTTGTGTACAAAGTGCGGGTTTAAACTTAGAAGGTATTACGTTAGAGCCGTTGGCTTCTGCCAATGCAGTTTTAAGTCAAGAAGAAAAAGAAGCAGGTGTAGCGCTTATCGACATAGGAGGTGGTACAACAGACTTGGCCATTTTTAGAGACGGTATTATTCGTCATACCGCTGTAATTCCTTTTGGAGGTAACGTGATTACAGAAGATATAAAAGAAGGCTGTTCCATTATTGAAAAACAAGCCGAATTATTAAAAATAAAATTTGGTTCTGCATGGCCGGGGGAAAATAAGGATAACGAAATAGTGTCCATACCAGGTTTGCGAGGTAGAGAACCAAAAGAAATTACATTAAAAAATCTCTCAAAAATAATTCATGCGCGTGTTGTTGAAATTATTGAACAGGTATATGTTGAAATTAAGAATTACGGACACGAAGAACAAAAGAAAAAATTAATAGCCGGTATTGTATTAACTGGTGGAGGTAGTCAGTTAAAACATTTAAAACAATTAGTAGAATATATAACCGGAATGGATACCAGAATAGGGTATCCAAATGAGCATTTAGCGGGAGATAGTGATGGCGATATAACAAGTCCGTTGTATGCCACTGCTGTAGGATTGGTTTTAGACGGCCTAAAACGACAAGACAGGAAAAAGCTAGAAGAAATCGAGATTGAGAATGAAAAAGAAGAGGATCAATCTGCAGAAGAAGTTCAAGAAAAACCTATAAAAGAACGACGTTCTTTTCTAGATAAATTAACAGAGCGCGTTAAAGATTTTTTAGATAACGCAGAATAA
- a CDS encoding cell division protein FtsQ/DivIB: protein MTVLLGLVIFLFAFASQRNALRKISDPKVKFIGENSLYVTNEAVSKLLIQNYGGVKNVPKETLDLNNLENALKSNPMIKKAEVYLAVNGTLNAEIEQRTPIARVSTNASYYIDGEGLYMPLSTNYSARVPLVTGYVEKNKLKSIYKVAKKIRNDEFLKKHVIEIHQSRNKSLYLKLRQCPFIVQLGDVSFLDKKINNLKAFYQKNLKEKTFNNYSKINLQFDNQVICTKR, encoded by the coding sequence ATGACCGTTTTATTAGGGTTAGTGATTTTTTTGTTCGCTTTTGCGTCTCAAAGAAATGCTCTTAGAAAGATTTCGGATCCCAAGGTTAAATTTATAGGAGAAAATAGCCTTTACGTTACTAACGAAGCTGTTAGTAAATTGTTAATACAAAATTATGGCGGTGTTAAAAATGTACCTAAAGAAACTTTAGATTTGAATAACCTAGAAAATGCTCTAAAATCTAATCCGATGATAAAAAAGGCAGAAGTGTATCTTGCTGTAAATGGTACACTTAATGCTGAAATAGAACAAAGAACCCCTATTGCGCGCGTGAGTACAAATGCCTCTTATTATATTGATGGCGAAGGTTTATATATGCCTTTGTCTACTAATTATTCAGCTAGAGTACCATTGGTAACTGGGTATGTAGAAAAGAATAAATTAAAAAGTATCTATAAGGTTGCAAAAAAAATTAGAAACGATGAATTCTTAAAAAAGCATGTCATAGAAATTCATCAAAGTAGGAACAAAAGTCTTTATTTAAAATTAAGACAATGCCCTTTTATAGTACAATTAGGCGATGTGAGTTTTTTAGATAAGAAGATTAATAATTTAAAGGCGTTTTATCAAAAAAATCTAAAAGAGAAAACATTTAATAATTATAGCAAAATCAATTTGCAGTTTGACAACCAAGTAATATGTACCAAAAGATAA
- the murC gene encoding UDP-N-acetylmuramate--L-alanine ligase — protein sequence MNLKSIHNIYFIGIGGIGMSALARYFHANNKCVAGYDKTQTEITDGLMALGMEVHFEDLVDNIPKSFLNKENTLVVYTPAIPKEHQELKYFNTNGYRVLKRSQMLGLITENTFCLAVAGTHGKTTTTSILGHLMYESGVPLTAFLGGISENYDSNLILKGTEVSVVEADEFDRSFLTLSPDMACITSMDADHLDIYGEASELKKTFEDFSKRLKPNGTLFVRNGLPLQGVTYGIEDDSDYVIQNITIENGTYVFDVKTPKTVLEGLRFNLPGRHNLLNALIALTMAIEYGCSHQQLAKGLESYKGVKRRFTYHIKTNDLVFIDDYAHHPEEINAVHQAVREMYPKETVLAIFQPHLYSRTRDFANDFAKSLSQFDELLLLDIYPARELPIEGVTSAWLLNKIEHENKQLVSKKELLPAIHRSNAKIVLTIGAGDIGEQVKYIKKELTIAN from the coding sequence ATGAATTTAAAAAGCATACATAACATTTATTTTATAGGCATCGGCGGTATTGGGATGAGTGCTTTGGCGCGCTATTTTCATGCCAACAATAAATGTGTGGCGGGGTATGATAAAACCCAAACTGAAATAACCGATGGTTTGATGGCTTTGGGTATGGAAGTTCATTTTGAAGATTTGGTGGATAATATTCCTAAATCATTTTTAAATAAAGAAAACACCTTGGTTGTGTATACACCAGCAATCCCCAAAGAACATCAGGAATTAAAGTATTTTAATACTAATGGATATCGGGTGTTAAAACGTTCTCAGATGTTAGGCTTGATAACAGAAAACACATTTTGTTTAGCTGTTGCAGGTACGCATGGAAAAACGACAACAACAAGCATTTTGGGGCACTTAATGTATGAAAGCGGAGTGCCTTTAACAGCTTTTCTGGGAGGAATTAGTGAAAATTACGATTCTAATTTAATACTTAAGGGTACAGAGGTTTCGGTAGTAGAAGCAGATGAATTTGATCGTTCTTTTTTAACATTGTCTCCAGATATGGCTTGCATTACATCAATGGATGCCGACCATTTAGATATTTATGGAGAAGCTTCAGAATTAAAGAAAACGTTTGAAGATTTTTCAAAAAGACTTAAGCCTAACGGAACATTGTTTGTTAGAAATGGATTGCCTTTACAAGGTGTAACTTATGGTATAGAGGACGATTCGGATTATGTTATTCAAAATATAACAATAGAAAATGGTACTTATGTTTTTGACGTAAAAACACCAAAAACGGTGCTAGAAGGTTTACGATTCAATCTACCGGGCAGACACAATTTGTTAAACGCCCTAATAGCTTTAACGATGGCTATTGAGTATGGTTGTTCTCACCAACAATTGGCTAAAGGGTTAGAGTCTTATAAAGGGGTTAAACGCAGATTTACATATCATATAAAAACAAATGATTTGGTTTTTATTGACGATTATGCGCATCACCCAGAAGAAATTAATGCTGTGCATCAGGCTGTTAGGGAGATGTATCCCAAAGAAACCGTGTTGGCCATTTTTCAGCCTCATTTATACAGTAGAACCCGCGATTTTGCAAACGATTTTGCTAAAAGTCTATCGCAGTTCGATGAATTGTTATTGCTAGATATTTACCCAGCGAGAGAGCTGCCAATAGAAGGGGTGACGTCTGCATGGTTGTTAAATAAGATAGAACATGAGAATAAACAGTTGGTAAGTAAAAAAGAGCTACTGCCAGCTATACACCGTAGTAATGCGAAAATAGTATTAACTATTGGAGCAGGAGATATAGGAGAACAAGTAAAATATATTAAAAAAGAATTAACCATTGCGAATTAA
- the murG gene encoding undecaprenyldiphospho-muramoylpentapeptide beta-N-acetylglucosaminyltransferase — protein sequence MVNQKYRIILSGGGTGGHIYPAIAIANELKSRFPDAEFLFVGAKDRMEMEKVPQAGYDIKGLWISGIQRKLTLRNLAFPFKLISSIWKARSIIRSFKPDVAIGTGGFASGPLLYVAASKRIPSLIQEQNSYPGITNKLLSKKTQKICVAYDGLERFFPKEKIIKTGNPVRQDLLDIDSKAVDAKNFFNLKHGKYTLLVLGGSLGARRINELIEEELDFLDTQNVQVIWQCGKLYYQQYKIYNNTNNVQVYEFLNNMDFAYAAADIIISRAGASSVSELCIVGKPVIFIPSPNVAENHQTKNAMAIVDNDAAMIIKEADLDVDFKNKFSQLIASTEKQKELGTNIKKMALVNATTEIVDEVEKLLKKK from the coding sequence ATCGTGAATCAAAAATACAGAATCATATTATCTGGAGGAGGAACAGGAGGACATATCTACCCGGCCATTGCTATTGCGAATGAGCTAAAGTCTCGTTTTCCTGATGCTGAGTTTTTGTTTGTAGGGGCAAAGGATAGAATGGAGATGGAAAAAGTGCCGCAAGCAGGATATGATATTAAAGGGCTCTGGATTTCTGGAATTCAGCGTAAGTTAACTTTAAGAAATCTGGCATTTCCTTTTAAGTTAATAAGTAGTATTTGGAAAGCGAGAAGTATCATACGGTCATTTAAACCAGACGTTGCCATAGGAACCGGTGGATTTGCCAGTGGTCCATTGTTATATGTAGCGGCATCAAAGAGAATTCCAAGTTTAATACAAGAACAAAATTCGTATCCTGGAATTACTAATAAGCTGTTATCTAAAAAAACACAAAAAATATGTGTGGCATATGATGGTTTGGAACGGTTTTTTCCAAAAGAAAAAATTATAAAAACAGGAAACCCGGTGCGTCAGGATTTATTGGATATAGATAGCAAAGCGGTAGATGCTAAAAACTTCTTTAATCTTAAACACGGAAAGTATACACTTTTGGTGTTGGGTGGTAGCCTGGGGGCAAGAAGAATAAACGAGCTGATTGAGGAAGAATTGGATTTTCTAGATACGCAAAACGTTCAGGTGATATGGCAGTGTGGGAAGTTGTATTATCAGCAGTACAAAATATACAATAACACAAATAACGTACAGGTTTACGAGTTTTTAAATAATATGGATTTTGCCTACGCGGCGGCAGATATAATCATATCAAGAGCTGGTGCGAGCTCAGTTTCGGAGTTATGTATTGTAGGTAAGCCAGTTATTTTTATACCATCTCCCAATGTGGCAGAGAACCATCAAACAAAAAATGCGATGGCGATTGTAGATAATGATGCGGCTATGATAATTAAAGAAGCCGATTTAGATGTCGATTTCAAAAATAAGTTCTCTCAGCTTATAGCATCAACCGAAAAACAAAAGGAGTTGGGGACTAACATTAAAAAAATGGCATTGGTAAATGCCACAACAGAAATAGTAGATGAAGTTGAAAAGCTTCTAAAAAAGAAATAA
- a CDS encoding FtsW/RodA/SpoVE family cell cycle protein, with the protein MQTVFKNIKGDRLIWAIVTLLAIASFLPVYSAASDLAYDKYDGNTFISFVKHFVHLFLGFAIMYGVHKIPYRYFRGLSLVAIPIVLMLLVITMLQGTVVGGASASRWIKIPIVGMSFQTSALASVVLMVYVARYMSKIKDVNITLKKSVLPLWMPVFFVLALILPSNFSTAAIIFLMVIFLVFLGGYPVRYLGVILGSGFLALMLFVMFAKLTSGPIHVKVNTWENRIKNYSNNKDTEADYQIEKAKIAIASGKVFGVGPGKSIQKHALPQSSSDFIFAIIIEEYGLIGGFTILILYLWLLFRIVIVSQKSDTIFGKLLVLGVGIPIVFQALINMAVAVELFPVTGQTLPLISSGGTSIWMTCLALGIILSVSAKREEIKNQEIKENNPLEILSETI; encoded by the coding sequence ATGCAAACAGTATTTAAAAACATAAAAGGAGATAGGTTGATCTGGGCAATAGTAACGTTGTTGGCCATAGCTTCATTTTTGCCTGTTTATAGCGCTGCTAGCGATTTAGCATACGATAAATACGACGGAAATACATTTATCTCATTTGTAAAGCATTTTGTGCATTTGTTTTTAGGTTTTGCAATAATGTATGGGGTTCATAAAATCCCTTATAGATATTTTAGAGGGTTGTCTTTAGTGGCGATTCCTATAGTTTTAATGTTACTGGTAATTACCATGTTGCAAGGCACTGTAGTAGGAGGAGCCAGTGCTAGTAGATGGATTAAAATACCTATTGTGGGTATGTCTTTTCAAACATCAGCCTTGGCTTCAGTAGTACTCATGGTTTATGTAGCGCGATATATGTCTAAAATTAAGGATGTTAATATCACATTAAAGAAATCTGTTTTGCCGCTTTGGATGCCTGTTTTCTTTGTATTGGCACTAATACTACCATCAAATTTTTCAACAGCAGCCATTATTTTTCTAATGGTAATATTCTTGGTTTTTCTAGGTGGATACCCTGTACGCTATTTGGGCGTTATTTTAGGCTCTGGTTTTTTGGCTTTAATGCTTTTTGTAATGTTCGCCAAATTAACCTCTGGACCAATACATGTTAAGGTAAATACCTGGGAAAATAGAATTAAAAATTACTCGAATAATAAAGATACAGAGGCAGATTATCAAATAGAAAAAGCAAAAATAGCCATAGCATCTGGTAAAGTATTTGGTGTTGGACCAGGTAAGAGTATTCAAAAACATGCTTTGCCACAATCGTCATCAGATTTCATTTTTGCTATTATAATAGAAGAATATGGGTTGATAGGAGGTTTTACAATACTCATTCTTTACTTATGGTTATTGTTTAGAATTGTTATCGTGTCCCAAAAATCCGATACCATATTTGGTAAGCTTTTGGTGCTTGGTGTTGGTATTCCAATAGTGTTTCAAGCACTAATAAATATGGCTGTGGCTGTAGAACTGTTTCCGGTAACAGGACAAACATTACCGTTGATAAGTAGTGGAGGTACATCTATATGGATGACATGTTTAGCACTAGGAATTATTTTGAGTGTAAGCGCCAAACGAGAAGAAATTAAAAATCAAGAAATAAAAGAAAATAATCCGCTGGAAATTCTATCGGAAACCATTTGA
- the murD gene encoding UDP-N-acetylmuramoyl-L-alanine--D-glutamate ligase, which produces MGRLVILGGGESGIGTALLGKEKGYDVFVSDKGKIKEKYKQVLIHNEIEWEEEKHSEGKILNADVVMKSPGIPDKVPLVKQIRDKGILVVSEIEFASKFTQATIVGITGSNGKTTTASLAHHILKQELNVGLAGNIGDSFAKQVLEEGFENYVLEISSFQLDDIVDFKPHIGVITNITPDHLDRYDYQFEKYIASKFRIAMNQTKDDYLIYDADDEVIVNYLENNPVQSTLLPFSLTKQVENGAYLDDNKIIITINTNQIIMPTTNLTLEGKHNVKNAMAASTVSHLLRIRKQTIRESLESFQGVEHRLEQVLKINKVQYINDSKATNVNATYYALESMDAPTVWIVGGEDKGNNYEELFSFVNEKVKAIICLGVDNDKLMKTFGGMVDFIIETQFMSEAVKIAYKLTEAGDNVLLSPACASFDLFESYEDRGRQFKDAVRNL; this is translated from the coding sequence AAACAAGTTCTTATACATAATGAGATTGAATGGGAAGAAGAAAAGCATTCTGAAGGAAAAATTCTGAATGCCGATGTCGTTATGAAAAGCCCGGGAATTCCAGATAAAGTGCCTTTGGTAAAACAAATTCGTGACAAAGGCATATTAGTAGTGTCAGAAATTGAATTTGCATCAAAGTTTACTCAAGCTACTATAGTAGGAATAACAGGAAGTAATGGAAAAACCACAACCGCCTCCTTAGCGCACCATATTTTAAAACAAGAATTAAATGTGGGCTTAGCGGGTAACATAGGGGATAGTTTTGCCAAACAGGTTTTGGAAGAAGGCTTTGAAAATTACGTGTTGGAGATTAGCAGTTTTCAGTTAGATGATATTGTCGATTTTAAGCCGCATATAGGTGTAATTACAAATATAACGCCCGATCATTTAGATCGGTACGACTATCAATTTGAAAAGTATATCGCTTCAAAATTTAGAATAGCTATGAATCAAACTAAAGATGATTATTTGATTTATGACGCAGATGATGAAGTTATAGTGAATTACCTGGAAAACAACCCAGTTCAATCAACATTACTGCCATTTTCTTTAACAAAACAAGTAGAAAATGGCGCGTATTTAGACGACAATAAAATAATAATAACAATAAACACCAACCAAATAATTATGCCAACAACAAACTTAACACTAGAAGGAAAACACAATGTGAAAAATGCTATGGCTGCTTCAACAGTCTCACATTTGTTAAGGATTAGAAAACAAACTATAAGAGAAAGCTTAGAGAGCTTTCAAGGTGTTGAGCACCGCTTGGAACAGGTTTTAAAGATTAATAAAGTACAATATATAAACGATTCCAAAGCTACTAATGTAAATGCTACATATTACGCTTTAGAAAGTATGGATGCGCCAACGGTTTGGATTGTTGGGGGAGAAGACAAAGGCAATAATTACGAAGAGTTATTCTCTTTTGTAAACGAAAAAGTAAAAGCGATTATTTGCTTGGGAGTCGATAATGATAAGCTCATGAAAACATTTGGTGGTATGGTCGATTTCATTATAGAAACACAGTTTATGAGTGAAGCAGTAAAAATTGCTTATAAGCTTACAGAGGCAGGAGATAATGTATTGTTGTCGCCGGCATGTGCAAGTTTTGATTTATTTGAAAGCTATGAAGATAGAGGGCGTCAATTTAAAGACGCCGTTAGAAACTTATAA